In Zingiber officinale cultivar Zhangliang chromosome 1A, Zo_v1.1, whole genome shotgun sequence, a genomic segment contains:
- the LOC122009762 gene encoding uncharacterized serine-rich protein C215.13-like, translating into MSSKKNKSMFSKPYLAKSLDWDRDFLTSEGVLDYDELASLNSTFSKIEASSLSVIPESKISTETNSTLCDDDSSALENLEFHLFEKKSASIKTLGTRVRTSGSEKLNKNIPRKGRTRSLELPTKVEVSQYKNKSLVVPGQYGTINHRLQNTSRWVTAVAKAGYEGLAGGKTVSKPTSALPKSNLLTVPAAKTICAPGSIQIGTRESKEKSGDVAVQKVVAFKRFNKGSSGSVLKPQASKATSNSTSGSSRWTHNSPPENTRMRCTSQTTSHSSSGSMANKASSSKSNTNQAFSKSSTARTVHTSANNSSTARGLSVELSLPATPSSSCHNVGSVSSSSTICPVKSVMNGDEASSSTSSLVAVDANKIHKTNSKSSFDPVNSEDDSCISHISKNSINNHAMPTSRKGNNSKNSPGNRTGAKLGKPSGPIVPHSKLANSDLKKPANRNVGTLPQTSPQPKLLKATSQTNKSDAANKAKPTMPQHARPATRNKTMNGHLRTTASSRSSSMESLPFVQFEPSGSNGS; encoded by the exons ATGTCTTCAAAGAAGAACAAATCAATGTTTAGCAAACCCTACCTGGCAAAAAGTTTAGACTGGGATAGAGATTTCCTTACAAGTGAAG GTGTTCTGGATTATGATGAACTGGCTAGCCTAAACAGCACGTTCAGCAAGATTGAAGCAAGCTCACTTTCTGTAATTCCTGAGTCAAAAATATCAACAGAGACGAATTCAACTTTATGCGATGATGATAGCTCGGCCTTGGAGAACCTCGAATTTcatttgtttgaaaaaaaaagtgCTTCCATTAAGACTCTTGGTACTCGTGTAAGGACTTCAGGATCGGAAAAATTAAACAAGAACATTCCAAGAAAGGGTCGCACAAGGTCTCTTGAGT TGCCAACCAAAGTCGAAGTTTCTCAGTATAAG AATAAGTCTCTTGTAGTACCAGGACAGTACGGCACTATCAACCATCGTCTTCAGAACACTTCGAGATGGGTTACAGCCGTTGCCAAGGCA GGTTATGAGGGACTTGCTGGTGGAAAGACAGTCTCAAAGCCAACTAGTGCTTTGCCTAAATCAAATCTGTTGACAGTGCCAGCAGCCAAGACAATTTGTGCTCCTGGAAGCATCCAAATAGGAACTAGAGAATCCAAAGAAAAATCAG GCGATGTAGCGGTGCAAAAAGTTGTAGCTTTTAAGCGATTCAACAAAGGCTCATCCGGCAGCGTTTTAAAGCCCCAAGCATCAAAAGCTACCTCGAATTCGACCAGCGGTTCATCACGCTGGACGCATAACTCTCCACCAGAGAACACAAGGATGAGATGTACTTCTCAGACTACCAGTCACTCCTCTTCTGGATCAATGGCTAATAAGGCATCCTCATCTAAATCAAATACTAATCAAGCATTCTCAAAGAGTAGCACAGCTAGAACAGTCCACACTAGTGCAAATAACTCCTCGACAGCTCGAGGTTTATCTGTCGAGCTATCTTTACCTGCAACTCCAAGTAGCTCCTGCCACAATGTTGGTTCAGTATCATCTTCATCGACCATCTGTCCTGTTAAATCGGTAATGAATGGTGATGAAGCTAGTTCTTCAACCTCATCACTAGTGGCAGTTGATGCTAACAAAATCCATAAAACAAATTCTAAGTCATCTTTTGATCCTGTAAACTCAGAAGACGACTCATGCATATCGCATATTTCAAAAAATTCCATAAATAATCATGCAATGCCAACATCTCGTAAAGGAAACAATTCAAAGAACAGCCCTGGCAACAGAACAGGAGCAAAATTGGGCAAACCTTCAGGTCCCATTGTGCCACACTCTAAACTTGCTAACTCAGATTTG AAGAAACCCGCCAACCGCAACGTTGGAACTCTTCCACAGACTAGCCCACAGCCCAAACTTCTGAAAGCCACAAGCCAAACAAATAAGAGTgatgcagcaaacaaagcaaaacCGACCATGCCCCAACATGCCAGACCTGCAACTAGGAACAAGACCATGAATGGTCATTTAAGGACTACTGCTTCATCCCGCTCTTCGAGCATGGAATCCCTACCATTTGTCCAGTTTGAGCCCAGTGGTTCCAACGGCTCTTAA
- the LOC122032014 gene encoding deaminated glutathione amidase, chloroplastic/cytosolic-like — MAFSLRFVPRNLARFPVLRAASAVRIPVSARCSMAAHPLRVGVAQMTSTNDLESNYNTCSRLVKEAAAAGVTLLCLPESFSFIAAKEGESLKIAEPLEGPIMQRYCSLARNSNIWLSLGGFQEKGPDDSHHYNTHVLVDCTGNIKKIYRKIHLFDVDVPGSMVYKESNITAPGDSIVTAESPVGLLGLTVCYDLRFPELYQQLRFQHQSQILLVPSAFTKVTGEAHWEILLRARAIETQCYIIAAAQAGRHNEKRESYGDSLIIDPWGTVVARLSDRLATGIAVADIDLAKIDSVRNRMPISSHRRLTSCF; from the exons ATGGCCTTCTCCCTCCGGTTCGTACCTCGAAACCTTGCCCGATTTCCCGTTCTCCGCGCCGCTTCCGCCGTCCGAATTCCCGTCTCCGCCCGTTGTTCCATGGCGGCTCATCCACTGCGGGTGGGCGTCGCACAGATGACTTCCACCAACGATCTGGAATCCAATTACAACACCTGTTCTCGTCTCGTCAAG GAGGCTGCTGCTGCTGGAGTTACTTTACTATGCCTCCCTGAGAGTTTTTCTTTTATAGCGGCTAAGGAGGGAGAATCACTAAAAATAGCTGAACCGTTAGAAGGACCAATTATGCAGAGATATTGCTCACTTGCACG AAATTCAAATATTTGGTTGTCACTTGGAGGATTTCAAGAGAAAGGACCAGATGATTCCCATCACTACAACACTCATGTTCTGGTTGACTGTACTGGAAATATCAAGAAAATATACCGTAAAATACACTT GTTTGATGTGGATGTTCCTGGCAGTATGGTTTACAAGGAGAGCAACATCACAGCTCCAG GTGACTCGATTGTAACAGCAGAGAGCCCTGTTGGATTACTTGGTCTTACTGTCTGTTATGACTTGAGATTTCCAGAGCTCTATCAGCAGTTGCGTTTTCAGCATCAATCACAG ATTCTCTTGGTTCCATCTGCATTTACTAAGGTAACAGGGGAGGCGCATTGGGAAATTCTTCTTCGAGCTCGGGCCATTGAGACTCAGTGCTAT ATCATTGCTGCCGCACAAGCTGGAAGACACAACGAAAAAAGAGAAAGTTATGGAGATTCTTTGATTATTGATCCATGGGGAACGGTCGTAGCTCGTCTTTCAG ATCGTTTGGCCACCGGAATTGCAGTAGCTGATATCGATCTCGCAAAGATTGATTCCGTGAGAAACCGAATGCCTATCTCTTCT caTAGGAGACTCACAAGTTGCTTCTAG
- the LOC122032026 gene encoding protein NETWORKED 2B-like isoform X1, translating to MSPSPSTHLLWQPRRSGVRPAWTNPNTSGVAATASGAGNSACDERAQKNIFVKIKQGPEWKAIRGWRATSATAADRRRFSRRRSLRSDGRRQRIQMARPPPSPFPSVSESISYFTDPFPPSFAHFTAMEDPTFPLCATTACSSFHLVIHLGLFLFLRLAFLACRVLAEKGKRWREGRRKGMRGTLCMQREEICASAWRWATDIRATQSKWLEKNLREMEHMVTNILKVVESDTNSFSEREELYFKGRSELIGLVEDAYRSYRTLVARLDCVSGELNKANYIIAINCPDQVQHPMPEEEEDNIFPKAFIPTHPSKINRTVDGFIEKRKIELPVRKVDDAKARSQVDDMKVQEEINDLHEGILALQVEKEAVKRSYESGIAKYWDIERQIIDMYDEMCWWLDEHSTAGVISDVKDDILVTEKTLTSCEHAIGRLQEQRQIVLDQVKLESERIKIIKEKLKALMRDCCESGMDNEEIVAETTETIFISEIVEKEDSLDKTKLELQTIRGKIKKCFEMNPEVYTVEITGNIDKLVDKVASLKLIVSSQVVQINQLTSDINELEKSAKNLEEEKMILIKDSAVPNVRLTLDELRKVELIEKIIRDEELSFHENLIEIIHIINGISEMLPSCKLAENDCDADVLCKDVEITEIHDIKEDLVEEIHMNQPLAEFLEDYFQNKADALLKNASEVGNKNDVETKNKNYILEMIALIGELVNVITARDEEIQWLRALEAGSNGSAIAPSVEDSCHSEILPSKPATTMKDSEISEFPLQSDSSDHGINVECVNEKKCISSTEEKFRKDVNHLVDKNLEFWLRFSTTHHYVQQIKAKYEELLADINKPNDKKTEEGNSQAGKTESESFVKRLGQFKTELLVWSEQSLLLGGELERRLSSLRSMQEEISNIVNIGSSSGEALFAPDEAMRLQNEAMDMKHESGKSLSQLLLGLDQIRGVQTEIEKQLTMLCDNFQVYVSGETNDPSKEGVPLSTFFELEPKKPSTFSRILPLLRKYKNKVSSR from the exons ATGTCTCCATCGCCGTCGACGCACCTGCTGTGGCAACCAAGGAGAAGCGGAGTCCGTCCGGCGTGGACCAACCCTAACACCTCTGGCGTCGCTGCCACCGCCTCCGGCGCTGGAAACTCTGCTTGTGACGAAAGGGCACAAAAG AATATTTTCGTAAAAATTAAACAAGGCCCGGAGTGGAAGGCCATTCGTGGATGGAGGGCGACTTCTGCGACCGCGGCTGATCGCCGCCGCTTTAGCCGGCGCCGAAGCCTTCGCTCCGATGGGAGACGTCAACGTATCCAGATGGCGCGCCCCCCTCCGTCTCCCTTTCCCTCCGTTTCGGAGTCGATCTCGTATTTTACCGATCCGTTCCCCCCCTCTTTTGCCCATTTTACAGCGATGGAAGACCCAACCTTTCCGCTCTGCGCCACCACAGCTTGTTCTTCCTTTCACCTTGTTATCCACCTCGGGCTCTTCCTCTTTCTGCGTCTCGCGTTCCTTGCCTGTCGCGTATTAGCAGAGAAGGGGAAGAGATGGAGGGAGGGGCGGAGGAAGGGAATGCGAGGGACGCTCTGTATGCAGAGGGAAGAGATATGCGCATCCGCATGGAGGTGGGCGACCGACATCAGGGCGACGCAATCCAAATGGCTCGAGAAGAACCTCCGAG AGATGGAGCATATGGTGACAAATATACTTAAGGTTGTTGAATCAGATACCAATTCCTTTTCTGAAAGAGAAGAATTGTACTTCAAAGGGAGATCGGAATTGATAGGTCTGGTGGAAGATGCCTACAGATCCTATAGAACATTGGTTGCGAGATTGGACTGTGTCTCAGGAGAACTAAATAAGGCCAACTACATTATAGCGATTAATTGTCCTGACCAGGTCCAGCATCCCATGCCAGAGGAAGAGGAGGACAACATTTTTCCAAAAGCATTCATCCCAACTCACCCTAGTAAGATTAACAGAACTGTTGACGGATTCatagagaaaagaaaaattgaattGCCTGTAAGGAAGGTGGATGATGCAAAGGCCAGATCTCAGGTTGATGACATGAAAGTGCAAGAAGAGATAAATGACCTTCATGAAGGAATACTAGCTCTGCAAGTTGAAAAAGAAGCCGTCAAAAGATCATATGAGAGTGGTATAGCCAAGTATTGGGACATTGAGAGGCAAATCATTGATATGTATGATGAAATGTGTTGGTGGCTGGATGAGCATAGCACTGCTGGAGTCATCAGTGATGTCAAGGATGATATACTGGTGACAGAAAAAACCCTCACATCCTGTGAACATGCCATAGGTAGATTGCAGGAGCAGAGACAGATAGTATTGGATCAAGTAAAACTAGAATCTGaaagaattaaaattatcaaagaaAAATTGAAGGCTCTAATGAGAGATTGTTGTGAATCTGGGATGGATAATGAAGAAATTGTTGCTGAAACAACAGAGACGATCTTCATTTCTGAGATTGTGGAGAAAGAAGATTCTCTGGACAAGACTAAGCTAGAACTGCAAACCATACGGGGCAAAATCAAGAAATGTTTTGAGATGAACCCTGAAGTCTACACAGTAGAAATCACTGGAAATATAGATAAGCTTGTAGACAAAGTTGCCTCATTGAAACTCATAGTTTCATCACAGGTTGTTCAAATAAATCAATTAACTTCAGATATTAATGAACTTGAAAAAAGTGCAAAGAACTTGGAAGAGGAAAAAATGATTCTGATCAAAGATTCTGCTGTGCCAAATGTAAGATTAACCCTAGATGAGTTGAGAAAAGTTGAGTTGATTGAGAAAATTATCAGAGATGAAGAATTAAGTTTCCATGAGAACTTAATTGAAATTATTCACATCATTAATGGTATTTCAGAGATGCTTCCGTCTTGTAAGCTTGCGGAAAATGATTGCGATGCAGATGTGCTATGCAAAGATGTAGAGATAACCGAAATCCATGACATCAAAGAGGATTTGGTTGAGGAGATTCATATGAATCAACCGCTTGCTGAATTCTTAGAAGATTATTTCCAGAACAAGGCAGATGCTTTGCTTAAAAATGCTTCAGAAGTAGGCAATAAGAATGATGTGGAGACAAAGAATAAAAACTACATCCTAGAGATGATTGCTCTGATAGGGGAACTGGTGAATGTCATTACAGCAAGAGATGAGGAGATCCAATGGCTAAGGGCCTTAGAGGCAGGGTCTAATGGTTCTGCAATTGCTCCATCTGTTGAAGATTCTTGTCACAGTGAAATATTACCCTCAAAGCCTGCAACTACCATGAAGGATTCTGAGATTTCGGAATTCCCTCTCCAAAGTGATTCCTCTGATCATGGCATTAATGTGGAGTGTGTCAATGAGAAGAAGTGCATTTCATCTACTGAAGAGAAGTTTAGAAAAGATGTCAATCAtttggtagataaaaatttagaattttggtTAAGATTTAGCACAACTCACCATTATGTGCAACAGATTAAAGCCAAATATGAAGAGCTACTTGCTGATATCAATAAACCGAATGACAAAAAAACAGAAGAAGGCAACAGTCAGGCTGGCAAAACTGAATCAGAATCATTTGTGAAAAGACTGGGTCAATTCAAGACTGAACTCCTGGTGTGGTCGGAGCAGAGCTTGCTGTTAGGAGGTGAACTAGAAAGGAGGTTATCATCTCTTCGTAGTATGCAAGAGGAGATATCAAACATTGTGAACATAGGTTCATCATCTGGAGAAGCATTGTTCGCTCCCGACGAAGCCATGAGATTACAAAATGAAGCAATGGACATGAAACATGAAAGCGGTAAATCTTTGAGCCAGCTTCTGTTGGGGCTAGATCAAATCAGGGGGGTTCAAACTGAAATAGAAAAGCAGTTAACTATGCTATGTGACAACTTTCAAGTATATGTATCAGGAGAGACAAATGATCCAAGTAAGGAAGGAGTACCATTGAGCACCTTTTTTGAATTGGAGCCCAAAAAACCATCAACTTTTTCTCGTATTCTGCCCCTTCTTCGGAAGTATAAGAATAAAGTAAGCAGCCGGTAA
- the LOC122032026 gene encoding protein NETWORKED 2B-like isoform X3, whose translation MEHMVTNILKVVESDTNSFSEREELYFKGRSELIGLVEDAYRSYRTLVARLDCVSGELNKANYIIAINCPDQVQHPMPEEEEDNIFPKAFIPTHPSKINRTVDGFIEKRKIELPVRKVDDAKARSQVDDMKVQEEINDLHEGILALQVEKEAVKRSYESGIAKYWDIERQIIDMYDEMCWWLDEHSTAGVISDVKDDILVTEKTLTSCEHAIGRLQEQRQIVLDQVKLESERIKIIKEKLKALMRDCCESGMDNEEIVAETTETIFISEIVEKEDSLDKTKLELQTIRGKIKKCFEMNPEVYTVEITGNIDKLVDKVASLKLIVSSQVVQINQLTSDINELEKSAKNLEEEKMILIKDSAVPNVRLTLDELRKVELIEKIIRDEELSFHENLIEIIHIINGISEMLPSCKLAENDCDADVLCKDVEITEIHDIKEDLVEEIHMNQPLAEFLEDYFQNKADALLKNASEVGNKNDVETKNKNYILEMIALIGELVNVITARDEEIQWLRALEAGSNGSAIAPSVEDSCHSEILPSKPATTMKDSEISEFPLQSDSSDHGINVECVNEKKCISSTEEKFRKDVNHLVDKNLEFWLRFSTTHHYVQQIKAKYEELLADINKPNDKKTEEGNSQAGKTESESFVKRLGQFKTELLVWSEQSLLLGGELERRLSSLRSMQEEISNIVNIGSSSGEALFAPDEAMRLQNEAMDMKHESGKSLSQLLLGLDQIRGVQTEIEKQLTMLCDNFQVYVSGETNDPSKEGVPLSTFFELEPKKPSTFSRILPLLRKYKNKVSSR comes from the coding sequence ATGGAGCATATGGTGACAAATATACTTAAGGTTGTTGAATCAGATACCAATTCCTTTTCTGAAAGAGAAGAATTGTACTTCAAAGGGAGATCGGAATTGATAGGTCTGGTGGAAGATGCCTACAGATCCTATAGAACATTGGTTGCGAGATTGGACTGTGTCTCAGGAGAACTAAATAAGGCCAACTACATTATAGCGATTAATTGTCCTGACCAGGTCCAGCATCCCATGCCAGAGGAAGAGGAGGACAACATTTTTCCAAAAGCATTCATCCCAACTCACCCTAGTAAGATTAACAGAACTGTTGACGGATTCatagagaaaagaaaaattgaattGCCTGTAAGGAAGGTGGATGATGCAAAGGCCAGATCTCAGGTTGATGACATGAAAGTGCAAGAAGAGATAAATGACCTTCATGAAGGAATACTAGCTCTGCAAGTTGAAAAAGAAGCCGTCAAAAGATCATATGAGAGTGGTATAGCCAAGTATTGGGACATTGAGAGGCAAATCATTGATATGTATGATGAAATGTGTTGGTGGCTGGATGAGCATAGCACTGCTGGAGTCATCAGTGATGTCAAGGATGATATACTGGTGACAGAAAAAACCCTCACATCCTGTGAACATGCCATAGGTAGATTGCAGGAGCAGAGACAGATAGTATTGGATCAAGTAAAACTAGAATCTGaaagaattaaaattatcaaagaaAAATTGAAGGCTCTAATGAGAGATTGTTGTGAATCTGGGATGGATAATGAAGAAATTGTTGCTGAAACAACAGAGACGATCTTCATTTCTGAGATTGTGGAGAAAGAAGATTCTCTGGACAAGACTAAGCTAGAACTGCAAACCATACGGGGCAAAATCAAGAAATGTTTTGAGATGAACCCTGAAGTCTACACAGTAGAAATCACTGGAAATATAGATAAGCTTGTAGACAAAGTTGCCTCATTGAAACTCATAGTTTCATCACAGGTTGTTCAAATAAATCAATTAACTTCAGATATTAATGAACTTGAAAAAAGTGCAAAGAACTTGGAAGAGGAAAAAATGATTCTGATCAAAGATTCTGCTGTGCCAAATGTAAGATTAACCCTAGATGAGTTGAGAAAAGTTGAGTTGATTGAGAAAATTATCAGAGATGAAGAATTAAGTTTCCATGAGAACTTAATTGAAATTATTCACATCATTAATGGTATTTCAGAGATGCTTCCGTCTTGTAAGCTTGCGGAAAATGATTGCGATGCAGATGTGCTATGCAAAGATGTAGAGATAACCGAAATCCATGACATCAAAGAGGATTTGGTTGAGGAGATTCATATGAATCAACCGCTTGCTGAATTCTTAGAAGATTATTTCCAGAACAAGGCAGATGCTTTGCTTAAAAATGCTTCAGAAGTAGGCAATAAGAATGATGTGGAGACAAAGAATAAAAACTACATCCTAGAGATGATTGCTCTGATAGGGGAACTGGTGAATGTCATTACAGCAAGAGATGAGGAGATCCAATGGCTAAGGGCCTTAGAGGCAGGGTCTAATGGTTCTGCAATTGCTCCATCTGTTGAAGATTCTTGTCACAGTGAAATATTACCCTCAAAGCCTGCAACTACCATGAAGGATTCTGAGATTTCGGAATTCCCTCTCCAAAGTGATTCCTCTGATCATGGCATTAATGTGGAGTGTGTCAATGAGAAGAAGTGCATTTCATCTACTGAAGAGAAGTTTAGAAAAGATGTCAATCAtttggtagataaaaatttagaattttggtTAAGATTTAGCACAACTCACCATTATGTGCAACAGATTAAAGCCAAATATGAAGAGCTACTTGCTGATATCAATAAACCGAATGACAAAAAAACAGAAGAAGGCAACAGTCAGGCTGGCAAAACTGAATCAGAATCATTTGTGAAAAGACTGGGTCAATTCAAGACTGAACTCCTGGTGTGGTCGGAGCAGAGCTTGCTGTTAGGAGGTGAACTAGAAAGGAGGTTATCATCTCTTCGTAGTATGCAAGAGGAGATATCAAACATTGTGAACATAGGTTCATCATCTGGAGAAGCATTGTTCGCTCCCGACGAAGCCATGAGATTACAAAATGAAGCAATGGACATGAAACATGAAAGCGGTAAATCTTTGAGCCAGCTTCTGTTGGGGCTAGATCAAATCAGGGGGGTTCAAACTGAAATAGAAAAGCAGTTAACTATGCTATGTGACAACTTTCAAGTATATGTATCAGGAGAGACAAATGATCCAAGTAAGGAAGGAGTACCATTGAGCACCTTTTTTGAATTGGAGCCCAAAAAACCATCAACTTTTTCTCGTATTCTGCCCCTTCTTCGGAAGTATAAGAATAAAGTAAGCAGCCGGTAA